From the Rhodothermales bacterium genome, the window GTTGCTGGGAGCCCCGGCTGGACAACGAGCAGGCGGTCCCGTACGTTTACCGCAACATCCGTTTATACACGTTTGTTGCGCGAGCCCTATCGGTTCAATTTGATTCTTGTGGATGTATGAAAGCACTCGTACTCGAAGAGGCCGATGGCCGGATAACCCCGTCCGTGCGTGAACTGCCCGATGCGGCGTTGCCGGCCGGCGAGGTGTGCGTCCGCATCGCCTATTCGTCGATCAACTACAAAGACGCCCTGGCGGTGATGCAGCGTGGCAGGATCGTGCGCG encodes:
- a CDS encoding oxidoreductase, with the translated sequence MKALVLEEADGRITPSVRELPDAALPAGEVCVRIAYSSINYKDALAVMQRGRIVRGSYPFVPGIDFAGTVETSSDPRFPTGAGVIATGWGIGE